One Micromonospora sp. WMMD1120 genomic region harbors:
- a CDS encoding acetyl-CoA C-acetyltransferase, with the protein MQSIRRVAVIGGNRIPFARSNSRYADASNADLLGAALDGLIARYGLAGQRMGEVVTGAVLKHSRDFNLTREVVLGSRLDPHTPAYDIQQACGTGLEATILVANKIALGQLDVGIAGGVDTTSDAPLAVNEEMRRTLLKLNSARTLGERLRIAAKLRPLQPFQPEIPRNAEPRTGLSMGDHAARTALRWQIGRRAQDELALRSHQRLAAAYDRGFFDDLMTPYLGLTRDQNLRPDTSVEKLGALKPVFGTRGPDAEQATMTAGNSSPLTDGASTVLLASEEWAAAHQLPVLAWFTWSETAAVDFVHGDEGLLMAPAYAVPRMLARAGLTLQDFDYYEIHEAFASQVLATLAAWESPEFCEDRLGLDAPLGAIDTDRLNVNGSSLAAGHPFAATGGRIVATLAKLLSEKGSGRGLISICAAGGQGVTAILER; encoded by the coding sequence GTGCAGAGCATCCGGCGCGTCGCGGTCATCGGGGGCAACCGCATCCCCTTCGCCCGGTCGAACTCCCGCTACGCCGACGCGTCGAACGCCGACCTGCTCGGCGCCGCCCTGGACGGCCTGATCGCCCGGTACGGGCTGGCCGGGCAGCGGATGGGTGAGGTGGTCACCGGCGCGGTGCTCAAGCACTCCCGGGACTTCAACCTCACCCGCGAGGTGGTCCTCGGCTCCCGGCTCGACCCGCACACCCCGGCGTACGACATCCAGCAGGCCTGCGGCACCGGACTGGAGGCGACCATCCTGGTCGCCAACAAGATCGCGCTCGGTCAGCTCGACGTCGGCATCGCCGGTGGCGTCGACACCACCTCGGACGCCCCGCTCGCGGTCAACGAGGAGATGCGACGCACGCTGCTCAAGCTCAACTCGGCCCGGACGCTCGGCGAACGACTCAGGATCGCGGCGAAGCTGCGCCCGCTCCAGCCGTTCCAGCCGGAGATCCCCCGCAACGCCGAGCCACGGACCGGCCTCTCCATGGGCGACCACGCCGCCCGCACCGCTCTGCGCTGGCAGATCGGCCGCCGCGCCCAGGACGAGCTGGCCCTACGCTCACACCAGCGGCTCGCCGCCGCCTACGACAGGGGTTTCTTCGACGACCTGATGACCCCGTACCTCGGGCTGACCCGCGACCAGAACCTGCGCCCGGACACCAGCGTGGAGAAGCTCGGCGCGCTGAAGCCGGTCTTCGGCACCCGCGGCCCGGACGCCGAGCAGGCCACCATGACCGCCGGCAACTCGTCACCGCTCACCGACGGCGCGTCCACCGTGCTGCTGGCCAGCGAGGAGTGGGCCGCCGCGCACCAGCTCCCGGTGCTGGCCTGGTTCACCTGGTCGGAGACGGCGGCGGTGGACTTCGTGCACGGCGACGAAGGGCTGCTGATGGCACCCGCGTACGCGGTGCCCCGGATGCTGGCCCGGGCCGGGCTGACGTTGCAGGACTTCGACTACTACGAGATTCACGAGGCGTTCGCCTCACAGGTGCTGGCCACCCTCGCCGCCTGGGAGTCACCGGAGTTCTGCGAGGACCGACTCGGCCTGGACGCCCCGCTCGGCGCGATCGACACCGACCGGCTCAACGTCAACGGGTCGTCGCTGGCCGCCGGGCACCCGTTCGCCGCCACCGGCGGGCGGATCGTGGCGACGCTGGCCAAGCTGCTCTCGGAGAAGGGCAGCGGGCGCGGGCTGATCTCGATCTGCGCGGCGGGTGGCCAGGGCGTGACGGCGATCCTGGAGCGCTGA
- the purB gene encoding adenylosuccinate lyase: protein MTTIPNVLASRYASPELVALWSPEEKVRMERRLWLAVLRAQRDLGVPVPDGVVEAYERVLDQVDLASIAERERVTRHDVKARIEEFSALAGHEHVHKGMTSRDLTENVEQLQVRASLELIRDRVVATLARLAWLAYEHSELVMTGRSHNVAAQATTLGKRFASAAEELLIAYQRLEELIARYPLRGIKGPVGTAADQLDLFDGDADKVAELERRVAEHLGFSRVLDSVGQVYPRSLDFDVLAALAQTAAAPSSLATTIRLMVGQELATEGFKPGQVGSSAMPHKMNTRSSERVNGFAVIIRGYLSMVGELAGDQWNEGDVSCSVVRRVALPDAFFAADGLFQTFLTVLDEFGAYPAVINRELERFLPFLATTKILVAAVRRGVGREVAHEVIKEHAVAVALAMREKGNPENDLFDRLAADGRLGLSRADIDTLVADRSAFVGAAQAQVAAITSRITKVVETHPNAATYTPPPIL from the coding sequence GTGACGACGATCCCCAACGTGCTGGCCAGCCGGTACGCCTCGCCCGAATTGGTCGCCCTCTGGTCTCCGGAGGAGAAGGTGCGGATGGAGCGGCGGCTCTGGCTCGCCGTGCTGCGCGCGCAGCGCGACCTGGGCGTGCCGGTCCCGGACGGGGTGGTCGAGGCGTACGAGCGGGTGCTCGACCAGGTCGACCTGGCCTCGATCGCGGAGCGCGAGCGGGTCACCCGGCACGACGTGAAGGCCCGGATCGAGGAGTTCAGCGCGCTCGCCGGGCACGAGCACGTGCACAAGGGGATGACCTCGCGGGACCTCACCGAGAACGTCGAGCAGCTCCAGGTGCGCGCCTCGCTGGAGCTGATCCGGGACCGCGTGGTGGCCACCCTCGCCCGGTTGGCCTGGCTGGCGTACGAGCACTCCGAGCTGGTCATGACCGGTCGCTCGCACAACGTGGCGGCGCAGGCCACCACGCTGGGCAAGCGCTTCGCGTCGGCGGCGGAGGAGCTGCTGATCGCGTACCAGCGGCTGGAGGAGTTGATCGCCCGCTACCCGCTGCGCGGCATCAAGGGACCGGTCGGCACCGCCGCCGACCAGCTCGACCTCTTCGACGGCGACGCCGACAAGGTGGCCGAGCTGGAGCGTCGGGTCGCCGAGCACCTCGGCTTCTCCCGGGTGCTGGACAGCGTCGGGCAGGTCTACCCGCGCTCACTGGACTTCGACGTGCTGGCCGCGCTGGCCCAGACCGCCGCCGCGCCGTCGTCGCTGGCCACCACGATCCGGCTGATGGTCGGCCAGGAGTTGGCGACCGAGGGCTTCAAGCCGGGCCAGGTCGGCTCCAGCGCGATGCCGCACAAGATGAACACCCGCTCGTCGGAGCGGGTGAACGGCTTCGCGGTGATCATCCGGGGCTACCTGTCGATGGTCGGCGAGCTGGCCGGCGACCAGTGGAACGAGGGGGACGTGTCCTGCTCGGTGGTCCGTCGGGTGGCCCTGCCGGACGCCTTCTTCGCCGCCGACGGCCTCTTCCAGACCTTCCTCACCGTGCTGGACGAGTTCGGCGCGTACCCGGCGGTGATCAACCGGGAGCTGGAGCGGTTCCTGCCGTTCCTCGCCACCACGAAGATCCTGGTGGCGGCGGTCCGGCGGGGTGTCGGCCGGGAGGTGGCCCACGAGGTGATCAAGGAGCACGCCGTCGCGGTGGCCCTGGCGATGCGGGAGAAGGGCAACCCGGAGAACGACCTCTTCGACCGGCTGGCGGCGGACGGCCGGCTCGGCCTGTCCCGGGCCGACATCGACACCCTGGTCGCCGACCGCAGCGCCTTCGTGGGCGCCGCCCAGGCCCAGGTGGCCGCGATCACCAGCCGCATCACCAAGGTAGTAGAAACCCACCCCAACGCCGCAACCTACACCCCACCCCCCATCCTCTAA
- a CDS encoding YbjQ family protein, with protein sequence MAGPAPAVRAAPFCSIRSGEHATRSGHATPDSIGNVLVVTTEQLPGYEIRQVLGEVVSSMARTRNPYREGVKNLRGGAYDPMAPDNLTRWRTDSVARLGEEALRLGANAVIGMRFDSRDCGEMWMEICAYGTAVVAVPKMPEVMPPDQPAVAADSTHEAGFTGSPGAIAEPASAPTLRTAAETPTGD encoded by the coding sequence ATGGCCGGCCCCGCGCCGGCCGTCCGCGCCGCGCCGTTTTGCAGCATCCGATCAGGTGAACACGCCACCCGATCGGGTCACGCAACTCCTGACAGCATCGGAAACGTGCTGGTCGTGACGACGGAGCAACTACCCGGTTACGAGATCCGCCAGGTTCTCGGTGAGGTGGTGTCATCGATGGCCAGGACGCGCAACCCGTACCGCGAGGGCGTGAAGAACCTGCGCGGTGGCGCGTACGACCCGATGGCGCCGGACAACCTCACCCGGTGGCGCACCGACTCGGTGGCCCGCCTCGGCGAGGAGGCCCTCCGACTCGGCGCGAACGCGGTGATCGGCATGCGCTTCGACAGCCGGGACTGCGGCGAGATGTGGATGGAGATCTGCGCGTACGGGACAGCGGTGGTCGCCGTACCCAAGATGCCCGAAGTCATGCCGCCCGACCAGCCCGCGGTCGCCGCGGACAGCACGCACGAGGCGGGCTTCACCGGATCGCCCGGCGCCATCGCCGAACCGGCCAGCGCCCCCACCCTGAGAACCGCAGCCGAAACCCCCACCGGCGACTAA
- a CDS encoding trypsin-like serine protease, which translates to MRIRPLLALLGTAMIGVLGASSGAVAAPAGPQPIIGGETVSSAPWAAAVFSNGSFTCSGSVIAPQWVLTARHCISGTMSVRIGSVYRTSGGVTRTVSATYTRSDLALMRLSSTVSTSTVTLANSNPPINSTNSIYGWGMTCYSGCSASTVLKTATVRVTSNSVTDAYGGQAIRSTRINGNAWRGDSGGPQFYNGQQVGVASTADGSSIQNYGSVAYNRAWITSTAGV; encoded by the coding sequence ATGCGCATCCGCCCCCTGCTCGCCCTGCTCGGCACCGCGATGATCGGCGTCCTCGGCGCCTCGTCCGGCGCTGTCGCCGCCCCCGCCGGCCCGCAACCCATCATCGGCGGCGAAACCGTCTCGTCAGCCCCCTGGGCCGCCGCGGTGTTCAGCAACGGCTCGTTCACCTGCTCGGGGAGCGTCATCGCCCCGCAGTGGGTGCTCACCGCCCGGCACTGCATCAGCGGCACCATGTCCGTCCGGATCGGCAGCGTGTACCGCACCTCCGGCGGGGTCACCCGTACGGTCAGCGCCACCTACACCCGCAGCGACCTCGCGCTCATGCGGCTCTCCAGCACGGTCAGCACCTCGACGGTGACCCTGGCCAACAGCAACCCGCCGATCAACTCCACGAACTCGATCTACGGGTGGGGCATGACCTGCTACAGCGGCTGCTCCGCGTCGACAGTGCTGAAGACCGCCACCGTCCGGGTGACCAGCAACAGCGTGACCGACGCGTACGGGGGGCAGGCGATCCGCAGCACCCGGATCAACGGCAACGCCTGGCGGGGCGACTCCGGTGGCCCCCAGTTCTACAACGGCCAGCAGGTCGGCGTCGCCTCCACCGCCGACGGGTCGAGCATCCAGAACTACGGCAGTGTCGCGTACAACCGGGCCTGGATCACCTCGACGGCCGGTGTCTGA